The Candidatus Palauibacter australiensis genome includes the window GACCGTCATCGACGGCTCGGGCGCCGAACCCGTGCCCGGCGCGACGGTCGTGCTCCGCGACGGGCGCATCGAGTCCGTGGGACCGTCGGCGGAGGTCGAGGTGCCGGCGGACGCCGAGGTCCTGGACGCGGCCGGGAAACACCTCATTCCCGGTCTCATCAACGCACACGGCCACGTGGGTGCGACCCTCGGCCTCGAGGGCGGGCACTACTCGCGGGACAACGTGCTGCGCCAACTCGAACTGTACGCGAGCTACGGCGTCACCACCGTCGTGAGCCTCGGCGGCGACGAGCCCGCCGGCGTCGAGGTGCGCGAAGAACAGGACGTGCCGTCGCTCGACCGGGCCCGGCTCTATGTGGCGGGCGCCGTGGTGGCGGGGATCACGCCGGGGGCCGCGCTCGAGATGGTGAACGGGAACGCGGCGATGGGGGCCGACTTCATCAAGATCCGGGTCGACGACAACCTCGGGAGCACGTACAAGATGACGCCGGACGTGTACGGGGCGGTGATCGAGGGGGCGCACGAACTCGGGCTTCCGGTCGCGGCGCACCTGTTCTACCTCGAGGACGCCCACGGGCTGCTCGACGCCGGGGTCGACTTCATCGTGCACAGCGTCCGCGACCGGGACGTGGACGACGCGCTCGCCACACGGCTCGTCGAAGCCGATGTCTGCTACTCGCCGACGCTCACGCGCGAAGTCTCGACCTTCGTGTACGAGAGCGAGCCCGAGTTCTTCTCGGATCCCTTCTTCCTCGCCTCCGCGGAGCCGGCGGTGCTCGAAGCGCTGCGCGCCCCCGAGAGCATGGTGCGGTACCGCGAGAGCGAGTCGGCCCAGCGCTACAAGCAGGCGCTCGCGCAGGCCCAGGAGAATCTCGGCGCGCTGTCCGATGCCGGCGTCACGATCGCCATGGGCACCGACACCGGCCCGCCCGCGCGCTTCCAGGGCTACTTCGAGCACATGGAACTCGCGCTCATGGCGGAGTCCGGCATGTCGCCGATGGAGATCCTCGTCGCCTCCACGGGCGACGCGGCGCGCTGCGCGGGACTCGAGGACGTCGGCACGATCGAGGCCGGCAACTGGGCGGATCTCATCCTCCTCAACGCGGATCCGCTGGAGGGCGTCGAGAACCTGCGCGCGATCGAATCCGTCTGGATCGCCGGCAACCAGGTGCCTTCCGTCTCCGGCGAACCCCGGCTAACTCCGGCCAACTCCAGCTAACTTCGGCTCCGTTCGCGGAGGTCGACGATCGCAGGGGCGTCGTCGGGGATCGTTCCCGGCTCGACGGCGCGGACTTCCACGCGGAGCCGGGTCGCTTCCCTGAGGCGGGCGGCGACTGCGTCGAGATCGGGCGGCCCGTGGCCCGCGGGCTCGACGGAGACGACGAGGATGTCGCGATGCTCCTCCTCGGTGACCGACCCCTGGTAGCGCCGGACGCCGGGGGCGCCTTTGAGCGCCTCCGCCAGTTGCCGGGGATGGACGAACATGCCGCGCACCTTCACGCCCTCGCCGGTTCGGCCCAGGAAGCCCGCCAGCCGGGGGGAGGTGCGTCCGCAGTCGCACCCGTCGGGGCGGAACGTCGACAGGTCGCCCGTGCCGAAGCGGACGAGCGGGTAGACCGGGTTGGGGCTCGTGACGACGACCTCGCCGGGCTTGCCGGGCGCGCACGGCGCGCGCGTACCAGGGTCCAGCACTTCGACGACGACGCCCGGCGCGATGTGCCAGCCGTCCTTCGCGTCGCACTCGTAGCCGATGGCCCCGGCGTCGGCGGTCCCGTACGCCTGAAAGACCGAGACTCCGTGGCCTTCCTGAAGCAACCTGCGGAGATCGGGAGGCAGGGGCGCGCCACTGACCAGCGCGCGACGGAACGTGGCCGAGATCCCGTCCTCCCTCCCCCGCTCCAGGAGGGCGAGGAGGAACTGCGGCGTCCCCACGTAGCCGGCGGCGCCGATCTGTGACGCGAAGGCGGCCTGGGCCGACGTGTTCCCCACCCCGCCCGCCACGACCACGCACCCCACGGCGCGCAACCCCGCATCCATCATGTGACCGCCCGGGGTCAGATGATACGAGAACGTGTTGAGCACCACGTCGCCGCGCTCGAACCCCGCCGCGCGGAACGCCGGGGCCATGCGCCAGTAGTCCGCCCGCTGGCCCTCGGGGTCGTTGATCGGGCCGGGGGAGCGGTGGATGCGCCGGAGGACGCCGACATCCACGCCGAGCATCCCGCCGAAGGGCGGCTGGGCGGCCTGCAGGTCCGGCAGGTCGTCCTTGGCCAGGACCGCCACCTCCCGCAGCCCCGCCACGCCGCGCGGCTCGGGGTGGGCGACCCCGGCCGCCCGCAGGCGCACTCCGGCTTCCCCGCTGCGCTCGAGCGCCAGGCGGACGGCCCGGTCCGCCAGCGCATCCTGCGCCGCGTCCCAGTCGGGCGGCGCTTCCGCGGCGTCCAGGGGACGACGCCCCACCGTGCTCACGACAGCCACCGCTTGCGGCGGCGATAGTGCTTCACGTCGCGATACGAGCGCCGCCCGATCTCGCTCAGGCCCAGGTAGAACTCGCGCACGTCCTCGTTGTCTCCCAGTTCCTCCGCGGAACCCTCCAGCACCACGCGGCCCGACTCCATGACGTACCCGTAGTCCGCGACGGAGAGGGCGAGGCGCGCGTTCTGCTCGACGAGAAGGATGGTCGTGCCCTCCTCCTCGGTGATCCGCCGGATGATTCCGAAGATCTCCCGCACGAGAATCGGCGCGAGCCCCAGCGACGGTTCATCGAGCAGCATGAGCCGCGGGCGGGCCATGAGCGCGCGCCCGAGCGCGAGCATCTGCTGCTCGCCGCCCGACAGGTAGCCCGCCGACTGGCGCTTCCGCTCCGCCAGCCGCGGAAAGTACCCGTAGACGCGCTCGAGGTCCGCTGGCACCCCGCCACGGTCCCGGCGCGTGTGCGCCCCCGCGAGCAGGTTCTCGTGCACCGTGAGGTGCTCGAACACGTGTCGCCCCTCGACGACCTGGAAGATGCCCCGGCGCACGATGCGATCGGCGGGGAGGTTGTGAATCTCGTGTCCGTCGAAGCGGATCGATCCGTCCGTGACCTCGCCGTCCTCGACCTTGAGCAGGCCCGAAATCGCCTTGAGCGTCGTCGTCTTGCCGGCCCCGTTCGAGCCGAGGAGCGCGACGATGTGCCCCTCCGGCACCTCGAGCGACAGTCCGCGCAGGACGAGGATCACGTCGTCGTAGAGGACCTCGACGCTGTTGAGTTCGAGCAGAGCGCTCACCGAGCTCAAGGGGCTGTGAGGACGTCCGTCAGCGGGATCCACCTTCCGTCTTCGGCGCGGAAGAGCCGGAGCCCCTTCGACCCCCGGTGGTCGCTCGGCGTGAAGGTGAGCGGCGGCCCGGCGCCGCCCGTGTCGAGCCCGTCGATCGTCTCCAGCGCCTGCTTGATGTTCTCTCCGGTCGGTTCCTGTCCCGCATCGAGCACCCGCCGGATCCCCTCGACGAACACCGCCATCGTCCACCACCCCTGCGTGAACGCGTTCGTCTTCCCGGCGTAGTCCTCGCCCCGGGATTCGAGGTAGCCGCGGATGTCCCGGACCCCCGGCACATCGTCCGTGAGCGGCGCCCAGGGGATCGCGCCGACCACCCCTTCGGCGGCGTCCTCCGCCAGTCGCCACAGGAGCGCGTTGGCGCACCAGTTCAGGCACACGAAGGTGGCGTCGATCCCCAACCCCTGCGCGTTCCGCAGGGCGACGGCCGCCGGCGCGGAGGTGTTCTGGAACACCACGTACGTCGCGCCCGACCGGCCGATGCGGGAGAACTCCGCCGTGTAGTCGGTCGCGCCGCGCGGCATCTCGTAGGGCGTGACGTCGACGCCGATCTCCCGCGCGTAGTCCTCCCCCCCCTGCACCCAGGGCGACAGGCCGAACGGGCTCGCGTTGTGCATGAACGCGACGCGCGCGTTCCCTTCCCCGCCGTTCGCCCGGTGGTCCTCCGCGATCCAGCGCAGGACGATCCGGAACTGGTCGCTGTAGCTCGTCGCCACGAGGAAGTTGTAGGGCGATTCGTGCGCGTCTCCGAGCACATGGGAGAGCGACGCCGACGAGAACGGGATGCGGTCCTCGGCGATCCTCAGCCGGAGCGCCTCCGTGTCGCCCGTCCCCCAGCCCATGAAAATGAGCGCGCCCTCCTGCACGAACTGCGTGTAGAGCTGCTCGGCCCGGTCGACCTGGTAGCCGTAGTCCTGGTAGATGAGCCGGACCGGGCGTCCCCCGACGCCGCCCCGCGCGTTGAGCCACTCGACGTGCCCCTGCACCCCCTCGGCGTAGTCGAGCCCCACGTCGGCCGTAGGACCCGTGAGGTCGAAGATGGCCGCGATCAGGATCTCGTTCTCCGCCCTCTCCCCCGAGCCCCCGCACGCGGCGAGCGCGACGGACAGGATGAGACCGCGCGCGGCGGCGGCCGTGAATGCGAATCGAGTGGCGCGCATATCCGGAGACCTCGTGATGTCGTGAAGTTCTGTCGACTTCGGAGCGAATCGGCGACCCTTTGCGCGACGGTGCGCCAAGGGCTGCACGTAAAGACAGTCTTTCACGTTACGCCACGGTTTGGACAGACCATCGGGCCCGACGGCGTCGGGTGTCTACTGAGATGGCGGGTCGGGCCGGTCCCGTTCGCGGATGAGGTCGGCAAGTTCCCGTATTTCTTCGCGTAGACCGCCGATCTCCTCACGCATCTCGGCGCGCAGATCGCCGATCTCTTCGCGCATCTCCTCGCGCAGATCGCGCACTTCCGTCTCGAGGCCGGTCACACGCGCATCCAAACCGGAGACGCTCGCGACGAGTTGCACCTGCGTTTCTCCGAGCGTCACCGTCTGGTTCCACACAAGCGTGAAGGCCGCCATCACGACGGTGAGCGCGATCGTCAGCGAGAGTCCCAGGCTCCAGCGCGTGATCGTGATGCCATCGGCGGCTCCCGACGGTTGAACGCGGGCGCGGGACCGGCGGTCGTCGACGCGCGACCCACCGGCATCCGCTCCGGTTCGGGGTCCTTGCGCATTCGGCTTGGGCATGGACGGCTCCTCGGACGTTGATCTCAAACTAGCGGTTCGGGTTACCGCACCAAAGTCGCAAGGGAGATCAACGGAGCGTCAACGTGGCTGCCCAGGTCCGGGAGTCGATCAGCGGCCCTCACCGCTGCAGTACGCGAAGGGCCAGACGTAGAAGTAGTCTTTCACGTTGCGCCACAGTTTGGACAGGCCTGCGGTCCCGAACATCGACCCCCGCACGCCGCGCAGGAGGGCCGCCACGCGCAGGCGTCTACCCCCCGATTCTGGGAGGTTACAACTCCCGTTTCCCGCCTTACGTTGCTTGCCGAACACCCACTGCGGAGGCTCCCGGAAGATGGTCAGACAGGGGTTGCGGCGCAGGCGCGCTCTCGGTGGCCGGGGACGGCTGAGGGCGGGCTTCACGCTCCCGGCCGCGGCCGTCGCCGGGATCGCCGCGCTGGTCCTTTCTTGCGGCGACGACGGCGTGGGGCCGACGCCGCCACCCCCACCGCCGCCGCCTCCTCCTCCCGCTCCCGTCGCCACGACCGTAACGGTCAACCCCCGTTCGGTTTCGTTTACCGCCCTCGGGGAGACGGCCCGCTTCACCGCGGAGGTGCGCGATCAGAACGGGCAGGTGATGGCGGGGGCCGCGGTCGCGTGGACGAGCAGCGACGCCTCGGTCGCGACGGTGGACGCCTCCGGCGAAGTCACGGCGGCGGGGAACGGCACCGCCACGATCACGGCAACGGCGGGATCGGCGTCGGGGAGCGCGGCCGTGACCGTGGCGTCGGACGCGGGCGACGATGACCGCGCCGCGCTGGAGGTGCTGTACCGGCGTACGGGCGGCCCCCGCTGGATCCGCGGGGCCAACTGGCTCACCGACGCGCCGCTCGATACCTGGCACGGCGTCGTGGTTGTCCAGGGGCGGGTGACGGAGTTGACCCTGCGCGACAACGGTCTGGAGGGCTCTGTCCCGCCCCAACTCGGGAACCTCTCCCGGCTCGAACACCTGGACCTCTCCGAGAACGACCTGTCCGGCCCGGTCCCGCCGGAACTCGGGCGGCTCTCCCGCCTGGAGCGACTGGACTTCTACGACACCAACGTGACGGGCCGGATTCCGCCCGAACTCGGCAACCTCGCGAACCTAGCGATCCTGTCGCTCGACGAGAACAACCTGACGGGCTCCGTACCGAGATCGTTCCTCAAGCTCGATGCGTTGAGGACCTTCAGGATCGAGGGGAACGACGGTCTTTGCGTACCCGGCGCCAGGGATTTCGTGACTTGGTGGCGATCCATCGACCGTACGGGGGGCCCGCTCTGCAGCGCGGCGGACGCTGCCGCGCTGGAAGCCCTCCATGAAGCAGCCGGCGGCGCGGGATGGACGAACTCCGGCGGCTGGCTCGAGGGAGAAACGGTCGGTGAGTGGTACGGCGTCACCGCCGACTCCATCGGCCGGGTGGCGGCTCTCGACCTTCGCCGCAACGGGCTGACCGGTCGGCTTCCGGGACAGTTGGGCGACTTGACGGCGATGACCCGGCTGAGACTGGACGGGAACGCGCTCTCCGGGTCATTGCCTCTGTCGTTGACGGCCGTCCCCCTCGAGGAGTTCCGGTACGCGGATACGGAATTGTGCGTTCCGGCCGACGCGGCGTTCCGTGAATGGCTGAGCGGCATCGCGACGCACGACACCGGGACGGAGTGCGGCCCCCTGTCGGAGCGCGACATTCTCGCCCGGCTGTACGATGCCGCAGGTGGGCGGAGCTGGAGGAACGACGACAACTGGCTGACCCGGGCTCCACTCTCGGACTGGTACGGCGTTGAGACAGTCGACGGGCAGGTGTCCGCGCTGCGGCTGAGTGAGAATGGGCTTGCAGGCATAATCCCGGCCGAACTCGGAAGTCTTGCCGGCCTGCAAGTGCTCGAGTTGGCCGACAACGATCTTGCGGGCCGGCTGCCCGCGACGCTTGGACGTCTTCGTGGTTTGCGGAGCTTGGCCCTTCGCGGCAACCGACTGACGGGCCGCGTCCCGGTCGAACTCGGGAGCCTGTTCGGTCTGGAGCGGCTGGATCTGGCGGTTAACGCTCTGACAGGTCCGATCCCGGCGGAATTGGGGAACCTCTCGAACCTCCGCGACCTGGATCTGACTTCCAATTCGTTATCCGGTCCGATCCCGGACGCGTTGGGGGGCCTTTCCAGCCTGCAAACGCTGTATCTCGGTGACAACCGTTTGTCGGGCCGGATCCCGGACGCGCTGGGGCGTCTTTCCCGCCTGGAGTCGCTGTATCTTGCGCGCAGCCGTCTGTCAGGCCCGATCCCGGCCGAGCTCGGCAATCTCTCGCGTCTGTTGTATCTGTATCTCGACGGCAACGCGCTATCGGGTCCGATCCCCGCCGAACTCGGCAACCTGTCGAGCTTGAACCAGTTGCACCTTCAAGCCAATGCCCTGTCCGGAGAGATCCCGGCCGAACTCGGGAACCTCCCGCGCCTGTCCGACCTGTATCTCCACGACAACGCGCTATCGGGTCCGATCCCCGCCGAACTCGGCAACCTTCGGAACCTGAACCGGCTGTACCTCCGCGCCAACAATCTTGCGGGTTCTCTCCCGCCCGAACTCGGGAACCTCTCGCGCCTTGCCGAACTTTCGGTCGCACTCAACGACCTGACGGGTTCGATACCAGCGGAATTCAGCGGCATGGTCGAGTTGGAGCGGCTCAACGTGGCGCACAACCCCGGGCTGTCCGGACCCCTGCCGGTCGACTTGACGGCCCTTCGAAGCCTGCAGGACTTCCAGGCCGCCGGAACGGATCTCTGCGCACCGGCCGGAGCCGACTTCCAGAGCTGGCTCAACGAAATCGGGAATCGCTGGGTGGCCACGTGCGCCGAAGTGGAGGGATCGGTCGCGTATCTGACGCAGGCCGTGCAGTCGCTCGGTTTCCCCGTCCCCCTGGTGGCCGGTGAAGCCGCGCTGCTCAGGGTGTTCGTAACCGCGCCGGCCGCCGCCGGAGAGCGCATCCCGCCGGTGCGGGCGCGTTTCTTTCAGGACGGCTCGGA containing:
- a CDS encoding amidohydrolase family protein produces the protein MLKRTPISLIVLVAAGLLGACGGADPDSSPAAATEAPALAIVGATVIDGSGAEPVPGATVVLRDGRIESVGPSAEVEVPADAEVLDAAGKHLIPGLINAHGHVGATLGLEGGHYSRDNVLRQLELYASYGVTTVVSLGGDEPAGVEVREEQDVPSLDRARLYVAGAVVAGITPGAALEMVNGNAAMGADFIKIRVDDNLGSTYKMTPDVYGAVIEGAHELGLPVAAHLFYLEDAHGLLDAGVDFIVHSVRDRDVDDALATRLVEADVCYSPTLTREVSTFVYESEPEFFSDPFFLASAEPAVLEALRAPESMVRYRESESAQRYKQALAQAQENLGALSDAGVTIAMGTDTGPPARFQGYFEHMELALMAESGMSPMEILVASTGDAARCAGLEDVGTIEAGNWADLILLNADPLEGVENLRAIESVWIAGNQVPSVSGEPRLTPANSS
- a CDS encoding AMP-binding protein gives rise to the protein MSTVGRRPLDAAEAPPDWDAAQDALADRAVRLALERSGEAGVRLRAAGVAHPEPRGVAGLREVAVLAKDDLPDLQAAQPPFGGMLGVDVGVLRRIHRSPGPINDPEGQRADYWRMAPAFRAAGFERGDVVLNTFSYHLTPGGHMMDAGLRAVGCVVVAGGVGNTSAQAAFASQIGAAGYVGTPQFLLALLERGREDGISATFRRALVSGAPLPPDLRRLLQEGHGVSVFQAYGTADAGAIGYECDAKDGWHIAPGVVVEVLDPGTRAPCAPGKPGEVVVTSPNPVYPLVRFGTGDLSTFRPDGCDCGRTSPRLAGFLGRTGEGVKVRGMFVHPRQLAEALKGAPGVRRYQGSVTEEEHRDILVVSVEPAGHGPPDLDAVAARLREATRLRVEVRAVEPGTIPDDAPAIVDLRERSRS
- a CDS encoding ABC transporter ATP-binding protein, with the protein product MLELNSVEVLYDDVILVLRGLSLEVPEGHIVALLGSNGAGKTTTLKAISGLLKVEDGEVTDGSIRFDGHEIHNLPADRIVRRGIFQVVEGRHVFEHLTVHENLLAGAHTRRDRGGVPADLERVYGYFPRLAERKRQSAGYLSGGEQQMLALGRALMARPRLMLLDEPSLGLAPILVREIFGIIRRITEEEGTTILLVEQNARLALSVADYGYVMESGRVVLEGSAEELGDNEDVREFYLGLSEIGRRSYRDVKHYRRRKRWLS
- a CDS encoding ABC transporter substrate-binding protein, whose amino-acid sequence is MRATRFAFTAAAARGLILSVALAACGGSGERAENEILIAAIFDLTGPTADVGLDYAEGVQGHVEWLNARGGVGGRPVRLIYQDYGYQVDRAEQLYTQFVQEGALIFMGWGTGDTEALRLRIAEDRIPFSSASLSHVLGDAHESPYNFLVATSYSDQFRIVLRWIAEDHRANGGEGNARVAFMHNASPFGLSPWVQGGEDYAREIGVDVTPYEMPRGATDYTAEFSRIGRSGATYVVFQNTSAPAAVALRNAQGLGIDATFVCLNWCANALLWRLAEDAAEGVVGAIPWAPLTDDVPGVRDIRGYLESRGEDYAGKTNAFTQGWWTMAVFVEGIRRVLDAGQEPTGENIKQALETIDGLDTGGAGPPLTFTPSDHRGSKGLRLFRAEDGRWIPLTDVLTAP
- a CDS encoding Ig-like domain-containing protein, whose protein sequence is MVRQGLRRRRALGGRGRLRAGFTLPAAAVAGIAALVLSCGDDGVGPTPPPPPPPPPPPAPVATTVTVNPRSVSFTALGETARFTAEVRDQNGQVMAGAAVAWTSSDASVATVDASGEVTAAGNGTATITATAGSASGSAAVTVASDAGDDDRAALEVLYRRTGGPRWIRGANWLTDAPLDTWHGVVVVQGRVTELTLRDNGLEGSVPPQLGNLSRLEHLDLSENDLSGPVPPELGRLSRLERLDFYDTNVTGRIPPELGNLANLAILSLDENNLTGSVPRSFLKLDALRTFRIEGNDGLCVPGARDFVTWWRSIDRTGGPLCSAADAAALEALHEAAGGAGWTNSGGWLEGETVGEWYGVTADSIGRVAALDLRRNGLTGRLPGQLGDLTAMTRLRLDGNALSGSLPLSLTAVPLEEFRYADTELCVPADAAFREWLSGIATHDTGTECGPLSERDILARLYDAAGGRSWRNDDNWLTRAPLSDWYGVETVDGQVSALRLSENGLAGIIPAELGSLAGLQVLELADNDLAGRLPATLGRLRGLRSLALRGNRLTGRVPVELGSLFGLERLDLAVNALTGPIPAELGNLSNLRDLDLTSNSLSGPIPDALGGLSSLQTLYLGDNRLSGRIPDALGRLSRLESLYLARSRLSGPIPAELGNLSRLLYLYLDGNALSGPIPAELGNLSSLNQLHLQANALSGEIPAELGNLPRLSDLYLHDNALSGPIPAELGNLRNLNRLYLRANNLAGSLPPELGNLSRLAELSVALNDLTGSIPAEFSGMVELERLNVAHNPGLSGPLPVDLTALRSLQDFQAAGTDLCAPAGADFQSWLNEIGNRWVATCAEVEGSVAYLTQAVQSLGFPVPLVAGEAALLRVFVTAPAAAGERIPPVRARFFQDGSETYVADIPQQSAAIPRNIDEGSLLASANVEIPASVVVPGLEMVVEIDPDGTLDPGLGVQRRIPETGRTAVDVRTPPVLDLTVIPFLWSVAPDRSIVDLTANLSADHDIFLNTRTLLPVGDLQVSVHEPVTTDRNRAFDLVDVTEMIRVLEGATGHYMGMMTGELGSSFIGAALEPGRSSFAIWRTDVVAHELGHNMSLAHAPCGGAGRPDPAFPQRDGSIGDWGYDFVTGRLVPPTAPDFMSYCGPPDWTGSFHFTKALRFRSFDDSGAAAAVAGPARSLLLWGGVDSAGTPFLEPAFVVDAPPVAPRAAGDHQLTGWAADGRELFSLSFAMPEVADGEGAGSFVFALPVRAGWAAALASIALSGPGGSATLDGATDRPMAILRDPRTGQVRAFLSDLPAAARTADAVAQTIGQGLEVLFSRGIPPADAWRP